TTCATCTTTTCTATCCTTTCATCAAGCATAACAGCCTTTTTATCCTTAACAGAAACGTTTTTTAGTAATTGAGGAAATGACGGTATTTCCGATACAAGCTCATCTAAACTTTTACCAAAGTAAGTTAAAGTCTCCAATGTTTCCAATGCAGTGATTAGTCCATCTCCTGTGGTAGATCTATCCAAGAATATTATATGCCCTGATTGTTCTCCACCAATGTTTATTTCATCCTCAAGCATTTTTCTTAAAACGTATTTATCCCCCACAGAAGTTCTCTTGAGGAGGATATCGTTTGATTTCAAAAACTCTTCGAATCCAAGATTGCTCATGACTGTTGAAACAATGCTATCTTTCGAAAGCCTTCCCTGCTTTTTCATTTTTAAAGAGTTTATAGCCATAAGTTTGTCACCATCTACAAGATTACCTTTTTTATCTAAAAAAAGGCATCTATCTGCATCTCCATCAAACAAAATACCAAGGTCGTATCCATCCGTTTTTACCTTTTTGGATAAAAATCCTGGTTCAGTAGATCCACATTCTTCGTTTATGTTGAACCCATTAGGTTTGTTGTTAAAAATATCATACTTTAGCGACATTCTACCAAAGATATCTTTCAAAATACTTCCAGCAGCACCATGCCCCACGTCTATTGCACTTTTCAACTCACTTCTAATTTCTCCGTAACAGCCTAAAAGGTAGTCTATATATTCATTTTTTGATTTAGAATTTTTCACAGTACCAATTTCTCCATAGGGAGAATATTCCATGTTTTCAGACAAAATCAATTTTTCCAAATCAACTTCTTCTTCATCTGGTATCTTATACCCTTCAGCAATAACTTTCAGCCCATTGTAAATAGATGGGTTATGAGAAGCAGAAATCATAATTCCTATGGCCTTTTTTTTGTTTGTTAAATATGACAAAGTTGGTGTTGGGACAACTCCGAGTGTTTCCACTTTCATACCTGCAGATATAGCACCTGTAGATATGGCTTTTTCAAACATATCACCTGAATTTCTCGTGTCTTTTGCTATCATCAAAGTTTTATATTTTCCAGAATAAAGTCTTGCAACTGCGTTCCCAACTTTCATCGCAAGATCTACTGTTAACTCTTCGTTCACTATTCCCCTTATTCCATCAGTTCCAAATAATCTTTTCAAATTATTCACTCCCTTGAATT
The DNA window shown above is from Geotoga petraea and carries:
- a CDS encoding phosphoglucosamine mutase, translated to MKRLFGTDGIRGIVNEELTVDLAMKVGNAVARLYSGKYKTLMIAKDTRNSGDMFEKAISTGAISAGMKVETLGVVPTPTLSYLTNKKKAIGIMISASHNPSIYNGLKVIAEGYKIPDEEEVDLEKLILSENMEYSPYGEIGTVKNSKSKNEYIDYLLGCYGEIRSELKSAIDVGHGAAGSILKDIFGRMSLKYDIFNNKPNGFNINEECGSTEPGFLSKKVKTDGYDLGILFDGDADRCLFLDKKGNLVDGDKLMAINSLKMKKQGRLSKDSIVSTVMSNLGFEEFLKSNDILLKRTSVGDKYVLRKMLEDEINIGGEQSGHIIFLDRSTTGDGLITALETLETLTYFGKSLDELVSEIPSFPQLLKNVSVKDKKAVMLDERIEKMKCKYSERDDLRIVVRASGTEHKIRVMIEGKDYNEVEKVTDKFVELIESIDKEC